A window of the Serratia sarumanii genome harbors these coding sequences:
- the ilvI gene encoding acetolactate synthase 3 large subunit — MEMLSGAEMVVRSLIDQGVKHVFGYPGGAVLDIYDALHTVGGIDHILVRHEQGAVHMADGYARATGEVGVVLVTSGPGATNAITGIATAYMDSIPMVVLSGQVPSSLIGYDAFQECDMVGISRPVVKHSFLVKRTEDIPAVLKKAFYLASSGRPGPVVIDLPKDIVGPAVRMPYAYPQDVSMRSYNPTVQGHRGQIKRALQTILAAKKPVMYVGGGAINAGCEAELLALAEQLNLPVTSSLMGLGAFPGTHRQSVGMLGMHGTYEANKTMHHADVIFAVGVRFDDRTTNNLAKYCPDATVLHIDIDPTSISKTVDADIPIVGDARQVLVQMLELLAQDEKAQDHDALRDWWQSIEQWRARDCLGYDKHSGTIKPQAVIETLHRLTKGDAYVTSDVGQHQMFAALYYPFDKPRRWINSGGLGTMGFGLPAALGVKLALPEETVVCVTGDGSIQMNIQELSTALQYNLPVVVVNLNNRYLGMVKQWQDMIYSGRHSQSYMDSLPDFVKLAEAYGHVGIAIRTPDELESKLAQALAEKERLVFVDVTVDETEHVYPMQIRGGSMDEMWLSKTERT; from the coding sequence ATGGAGATGTTGTCAGGAGCCGAGATGGTCGTCCGATCGTTGATCGATCAGGGCGTTAAGCATGTATTCGGCTACCCCGGCGGGGCGGTGCTCGATATCTACGACGCCCTGCATACGGTTGGAGGGATCGATCATATTCTGGTGCGCCACGAGCAGGGGGCGGTGCACATGGCCGATGGCTACGCGCGCGCCACCGGTGAAGTGGGCGTGGTGCTGGTGACCTCCGGCCCCGGCGCCACCAACGCCATTACCGGTATCGCCACCGCCTATATGGACTCGATCCCGATGGTGGTGCTGTCGGGGCAGGTGCCCAGCTCGCTGATCGGCTACGACGCCTTCCAGGAGTGCGATATGGTGGGGATTTCTCGCCCGGTGGTGAAGCACAGCTTCCTGGTAAAACGCACCGAAGACATCCCGGCGGTGTTGAAGAAGGCGTTCTACCTGGCTTCCAGCGGCCGCCCCGGCCCGGTGGTGATCGATCTGCCGAAAGATATCGTCGGCCCGGCGGTGCGGATGCCTTATGCCTACCCGCAGGACGTGAGCATGCGTTCTTATAACCCGACGGTGCAGGGCCACCGCGGGCAGATCAAACGCGCGTTACAAACCATTCTGGCGGCCAAAAAGCCGGTGATGTACGTCGGCGGCGGCGCGATCAACGCCGGTTGCGAGGCCGAACTGTTGGCGTTGGCGGAGCAGCTGAACCTGCCGGTGACCAGCAGCCTGATGGGATTGGGCGCTTTCCCAGGCACCCATCGCCAGAGCGTCGGCATGCTCGGCATGCACGGCACCTATGAAGCCAACAAAACCATGCACCATGCCGACGTGATCTTCGCCGTCGGCGTGCGTTTCGACGATCGCACCACCAATAACCTCGCTAAATACTGCCCGGACGCCACCGTGCTGCACATCGATATCGATCCGACTTCGATCTCCAAAACGGTGGACGCCGATATTCCGATCGTCGGCGATGCCAGGCAGGTGTTGGTTCAGATGCTGGAGCTGCTGGCGCAGGACGAGAAAGCGCAGGATCACGACGCGCTGCGCGATTGGTGGCAGTCAATCGAGCAGTGGCGTGCCCGCGACTGCCTGGGTTACGACAAGCACAGCGGCACCATCAAGCCGCAGGCGGTGATCGAAACCCTGCATCGCCTGACCAAAGGCGACGCCTATGTCACCTCGGACGTGGGCCAGCACCAGATGTTCGCCGCGCTCTATTATCCATTCGACAAACCGCGCCGCTGGATCAACTCCGGCGGCCTCGGCACCATGGGCTTCGGTTTGCCGGCGGCATTGGGCGTCAAGCTGGCGCTGCCGGAGGAAACCGTGGTGTGCGTGACCGGCGACGGCAGCATTCAGATGAACATTCAGGAGCTGTCCACCGCGCTGCAATATAACCTGCCGGTGGTGGTGGTGAACCTCAACAACCGCTATCTGGGCATGGTGAAGCAGTGGCAGGACATGATTTATTCCGGCCGTCACTCGCAGTCCTACATGGATTCTCTGCCGGACTTCGTCAAGTTGGCCGAGGCTTACGGCCATGTCGGTATCGCCATCCGCACGCCGGATGAGCTGGAAAGCAAGCTGGCGCAGGCGCTGGCGGAAAAAGAGCGGCTGGTGTTCGTCGACGTGACCGTCGATGAAACCGAACATGTTTACCCGATGCAGATCCGCGGTGGAAGCATGGACGAAATGTGGCTTAGCAAAACGGAGAGGACCTGA
- the ilvN gene encoding acetolactate synthase small subunit: MRRILSVLLENESGALSRVVGLFSQRGYNIESLTVAPTDDPTLSRMTIQTVGDEKVLEQIEKQLHKLVDVLRVSELVQGAHVEREIMLVKLQASGYGREEVKRCADIFRGQIVDVTATLYTVQLAGTSDKLDAFLSAVREVAEIVEVARSGVVGVSRGDKIMR, from the coding sequence ATGCGCCGTATTTTATCTGTCTTGCTGGAAAACGAATCCGGCGCTTTGTCGCGCGTGGTCGGGCTGTTTTCCCAGCGCGGTTATAACATCGAGAGCCTGACGGTGGCACCGACCGACGATCCGACGCTGTCGCGCATGACTATCCAGACCGTCGGCGACGAGAAAGTGCTGGAGCAGATTGAGAAACAGCTGCACAAGCTGGTGGACGTGCTGCGCGTCAGCGAGCTGGTGCAGGGCGCTCACGTCGAGCGCGAGATCATGCTGGTGAAGCTGCAGGCCAGCGGCTACGGCCGTGAAGAGGTGAAGCGCTGCGCCGACATTTTCCGCGGCCAGATCGTGGATGTGACGGCGACGCTGTACACGGTACAGCTGGCCGGCACCAGCGACAAGCTCGACGCCTTCCTGAGCGCAGTGCGTGAAGTGGCGGAGATCGTGGAAGTGGCCCGTTCCGGCGTGGTTGGCGTGTCGCGCGGCGACAAAATCATGCGCTGA
- the cra gene encoding catabolite repressor/activator, whose amino-acid sequence MKLDEIARLAGVSRTTASYVINGKAKQYRVSDKTVEKVMAVVREHNYHPNAVAAGLRAGRTRSIGLVIPDLENTSYTRIANYLERQARQRGYQLLIACSEDQPDNEMRCIEHLLQRQVDAIIVSTALPPEHPFYQRWANDPLPIIALDRALDREHFISVVGADQEDAFALAQELRTFPAESVLYLGALPELSVSFLREQGFRQAWQEDPRHVDYLYANSYEREAAGALFAEWLKTHPMPQALFTTSFSLLQGVMDVTLKQRGRLPTDLAIATFGDHELLDFLECPVLAVAQRHRDVAERVLELVLASLDEPRKPKPGLTRIRRNLFRRGSLSRK is encoded by the coding sequence GTGAAACTGGATGAAATCGCGCGTCTCGCGGGCGTTTCGCGCACGACGGCCAGTTACGTCATCAACGGCAAGGCGAAGCAGTATCGTGTCAGCGATAAAACCGTCGAGAAAGTGATGGCCGTGGTCAGGGAGCATAACTATCACCCGAATGCCGTCGCGGCGGGGCTGCGCGCCGGGCGTACCCGTTCTATCGGTCTGGTGATCCCGGATCTGGAAAATACCAGCTATACCCGCATCGCCAACTACCTGGAACGCCAGGCGCGCCAGCGTGGTTACCAATTGCTGATCGCCTGTTCCGAAGATCAGCCGGACAACGAAATGCGCTGTATCGAGCACCTGCTGCAGCGCCAGGTGGACGCCATCATCGTCTCCACCGCCTTGCCGCCGGAGCATCCTTTCTATCAACGCTGGGCCAACGATCCGCTGCCGATCATCGCGCTGGACCGCGCGCTGGATCGCGAGCATTTCATCAGCGTCGTCGGGGCCGATCAGGAAGACGCCTTTGCGCTGGCGCAGGAGCTGCGCACCTTCCCGGCTGAATCGGTGCTGTATCTGGGCGCCTTGCCGGAGCTTTCGGTGAGCTTCCTGCGTGAGCAGGGCTTCCGTCAGGCCTGGCAAGAGGATCCCCGCCACGTCGATTATCTGTACGCCAACAGCTATGAACGCGAAGCCGCCGGCGCGCTGTTTGCCGAATGGCTGAAAACGCACCCGATGCCGCAAGCGCTGTTCACCACCTCGTTCTCGCTGTTGCAGGGCGTGATGGACGTGACGCTGAAGCAACGTGGCCGTTTGCCGACCGATCTGGCGATTGCCACCTTCGGCGACCATGAACTGTTGGATTTCCTCGAGTGTCCGGTGCTCGCGGTGGCGCAGCGCCATCGTGACGTAGCCGAACGCGTGCTGGAGCTGGTGTTGGCCAGCCTGGACGAACCGCGTAAACCCAAACCGGGTTTGACGCGTATCCGCCGCAATCTATTCCGCCGCGGCAGCCTGAGCCGCAAATAG
- a CDS encoding L-alanine exporter AlaE, which produces MLSPAAHWRSAAADTFALVVYCFIAGMAIEVLISGMSFQQSLSSRLLSIPVNILIAWPYGRYRDLFIRTARRCPRGQFVLRNLADLLAYVSFQSPVYAAILWSVGADGQQMLAAVTSNALVSMAMGVVYGYFLEYCRRLFRVAGYV; this is translated from the coding sequence ATGCTTTCGCCCGCCGCTCACTGGCGTAGCGCCGCTGCCGATACGTTCGCACTGGTGGTGTACTGCTTTATCGCCGGCATGGCGATAGAAGTGTTGATCTCCGGCATGAGCTTCCAGCAATCCCTCTCTTCGCGCCTGCTGTCGATCCCGGTCAACATCCTGATCGCCTGGCCTTACGGTCGCTATCGCGATCTGTTTATCCGCACGGCGCGCCGCTGTCCACGCGGCCAGTTCGTGCTGCGCAACCTCGCCGACCTGCTGGCCTACGTCAGCTTCCAATCGCCGGTTTATGCCGCCATTCTGTGGAGCGTAGGCGCCGACGGCCAACAAATGCTGGCGGCGGTCACCAGCAATGCGCTGGTCTCCATGGCGATGGGCGTGGTGTATGGCTATTTCCTGGAATATTGCCGGCGGCTGTTCCGAGTGGCGGGCTACGTCTAA
- the mraZ gene encoding division/cell wall cluster transcriptional repressor MraZ — MFRGATMVNLDSKGRLAVPTRYRELLNEESQGQMVCTIDLHQPCLLLYPLPEWEIIEQKLSRLSSMNPAERRVQRLLLGHASECQMDSAGRLLLANTLRQHAGLTKEVMLVGQFNKFELWDEQTWYQQVKDDIDAEQSTQEPLSERLQDLSL; from the coding sequence ATGTTCCGTGGAGCGACGATGGTCAACCTCGACAGCAAAGGGCGGCTTGCCGTACCTACCCGATATCGGGAATTGCTCAACGAGGAATCGCAAGGCCAAATGGTCTGTACCATTGACCTCCATCAGCCCTGCCTGCTGCTTTATCCTTTGCCCGAATGGGAAATTATTGAACAAAAATTATCACGTCTGTCGAGCATGAATCCCGCCGAGCGCCGCGTTCAGCGCCTGCTGCTGGGGCATGCCAGTGAGTGTCAGATGGATAGTGCCGGTCGTTTGCTGCTCGCCAATACGCTGCGGCAACACGCCGGGCTCACGAAAGAAGTGATGCTGGTCGGGCAGTTCAACAAGTTTGAACTGTGGGATGAACAGACCTGGTATCAACAAGTCAAGGATGATATTGACGCTGAACAGTCGACTCAGGAACCGTTGTCTGAGCGGCTACAGGACTTGTCGCTATAA
- the rsmH gene encoding 16S rRNA (cytosine(1402)-N(4))-methyltransferase RsmH, which yields MLENYKHTTVLLDEAVNGLNIRSNGIYIDGTFGRGGHSRLILSQLGPEGRLLAIDRDPQAIAAAKSIEDPRFTIVHGPFSELSHYVRERELVGKIDGVLLDLGVSSPQLDDAERGFSFMRDGPLDMRMDPSTGLSAAEWLMKAEADDIAWVLKTFGEERFAKRIARAIVERNRVEPMTRTKELADLIADASPFREKHKHPATRSFQAIRIYINSELEEIERALDGALEVLAPQGRLSIISFHSLEDRIVKRFMRHHSRGAQVPAGIPLTEEQLRSMGGRTLKALGKMMPSEAEVADNPRARSSVLRIAERMPA from the coding sequence ATGTTGGAAAACTATAAACACACCACCGTCCTGCTGGACGAAGCCGTCAACGGCCTCAACATCCGCAGCAACGGCATATATATCGACGGTACTTTTGGTCGCGGTGGCCATTCTCGTCTGATTCTGTCCCAGCTGGGGCCGGAAGGGCGCTTGCTGGCGATTGACCGTGACCCTCAGGCGATTGCAGCCGCCAAATCTATTGAAGATCCTCGTTTTACCATCGTACACGGCCCATTCTCCGAGTTGTCGCACTACGTGCGGGAACGTGAATTGGTGGGCAAGATCGACGGCGTTCTGCTCGATCTGGGCGTTTCTTCGCCGCAGCTTGACGACGCAGAGCGCGGGTTCTCCTTTATGCGCGACGGTCCGCTGGACATGCGCATGGATCCTTCCACCGGCCTGTCCGCCGCAGAGTGGCTGATGAAGGCCGAAGCGGACGACATCGCCTGGGTGCTGAAAACCTTTGGCGAAGAGCGTTTCGCCAAGCGCATCGCACGCGCCATCGTGGAAAGAAACCGCGTGGAGCCGATGACGCGCACCAAAGAGTTGGCGGATCTGATTGCCGATGCCAGCCCGTTCCGTGAAAAGCACAAGCATCCGGCGACGCGCAGCTTCCAGGCGATTCGTATCTATATCAACAGCGAGCTGGAAGAGATCGAGCGTGCGCTCGACGGCGCGCTGGAAGTGCTGGCCCCACAGGGCCGTTTGTCGATCATCAGCTTCCACTCGCTGGAAGACCGCATCGTCAAACGCTTTATGCGTCACCATAGCCGCGGCGCCCAGGTGCCGGCGGGCATTCCGTTGACCGAAGAGCAACTGCGCAGCATGGGCGGGCGAACGCTGAAAGCGCTGGGCAAAATGATGCCTTCGGAAGCGGAAGTGGCGGACAACCCGCGTGCGCGCAGCTCGGTGCTGCGTATTGCTGAGAGGATGCCCGCGTGA
- the ftsL gene encoding cell division protein FtsL, whose amino-acid sequence MIGNERHGLVGVIGGDLLRNAKIPLILLIASLVSAVFVVTTAHRTRLLTAEREQLVLERDALDIEWRNLILEENALGDHSRVERIATEKLQMQHVDPSQENIIVKQ is encoded by the coding sequence GTGATCGGCAACGAACGTCACGGCCTGGTCGGGGTGATTGGCGGCGATCTGCTGCGCAATGCCAAGATCCCCCTGATTTTACTGATTGCGTCACTGGTCTCCGCGGTTTTCGTGGTGACCACCGCGCACCGCACCCGCCTGCTGACCGCCGAGCGCGAACAGCTGGTGCTGGAGCGCGATGCGCTGGATATCGAGTGGCGCAACCTGATTTTAGAAGAGAACGCCCTCGGCGATCACAGCCGGGTTGAACGTATCGCGACAGAAAAACTGCAGATGCAACACGTTGATCCATCGCAGGAAAATATCATCGTTAAACAATGA
- a CDS encoding peptidoglycan glycosyltransferase FtsI: MKAARPGKLRRQEDQASFVSWRFALLCGCILLAMVGLMLRVAYLQVINPDRLVKEGDMRSLRVQEVPTARGMISDRAGRPLAVSVPVNAVWADPKELNERGGITLDSRWKALSDALNIPLDQLSNRINANPKGRFVYLARQVNPAIGDYIHKLKLPGIYLRQESRRYYPAGQVTSHIIGVTNIDGQGIEGVEKSFDRWLTGQPGERTVRKDRFGRVIEDISSVDSQAAHNLVLSVDERLQALVYRELNNAVAFNKAESGTAVLIDVNTGEVLAMANSPSYNPNNMAGTPKETMRNRAITDIFEPGSTVKPMVVMTALQNGVVRENSVLNTIPYRIQGHEIKDVARYSELSLTGILQKSSNVGVSKLALAMPSSALVDTYSRFGLGKATNLGLVGESSGIYPKKQRWSDIERATFSFGYGLMVTPLQLARVYATIGSLGVYRPLSITKVDPPVAGERVFPEPLVRTVVHMMESVALPGGGGVKAAIKGYRIAIKTGTAKKVGPDGKYVNRYIAYTAGVAPASNPRFALVVVINDPQGGKYYGGAISAPVFGAIMGGVLRTMNVEPDALPTGDKSELVINKKEGSGGRS, from the coding sequence ATGAAAGCAGCGCGCCCCGGTAAGTTGAGACGCCAGGAAGATCAGGCCAGCTTTGTCAGCTGGCGTTTTGCGTTGCTGTGCGGCTGCATTTTGCTGGCGATGGTCGGCCTGATGCTGCGCGTCGCGTACCTGCAGGTCATCAACCCCGATCGTCTGGTGAAAGAAGGCGACATGCGTTCGCTACGCGTGCAGGAAGTACCGACCGCGCGCGGCATGATCAGCGATCGCGCCGGCCGGCCGTTGGCGGTCAGCGTGCCGGTCAATGCGGTGTGGGCGGATCCGAAAGAGCTGAACGAGCGCGGCGGCATCACGCTGGACAGCCGTTGGAAAGCGCTTTCCGATGCGCTGAACATCCCGCTGGACCAACTCTCAAACCGCATCAACGCTAACCCGAAAGGGCGCTTCGTTTATCTGGCGCGCCAGGTGAACCCGGCGATCGGCGACTACATCCACAAACTCAAGCTGCCGGGGATCTACCTGCGGCAGGAGTCGCGCCGGTACTACCCGGCGGGGCAGGTGACGTCGCATATCATCGGCGTGACCAATATCGACGGGCAAGGCATCGAAGGCGTCGAGAAGAGCTTCGACCGCTGGCTGACCGGGCAACCGGGCGAGAGAACGGTGCGTAAGGACCGCTTCGGCCGGGTGATCGAAGATATTTCCTCCGTCGACAGCCAGGCGGCGCACAACCTGGTGCTGAGCGTCGATGAACGCCTGCAGGCGCTGGTGTATCGCGAGCTGAACAACGCGGTGGCGTTCAACAAGGCCGAGTCGGGCACCGCGGTGCTGATCGACGTGAACACCGGCGAAGTGCTGGCGATGGCCAACAGCCCGTCTTACAACCCGAACAACATGGCCGGTACGCCGAAAGAGACCATGCGTAACCGTGCTATCACCGATATTTTTGAACCCGGTTCAACCGTGAAGCCGATGGTGGTGATGACCGCGCTGCAAAACGGCGTGGTGAGAGAAAACAGCGTGCTGAACACCATCCCGTACCGCATTCAGGGCCACGAGATCAAAGACGTGGCGCGGTACTCGGAGCTGTCATTGACCGGGATCTTGCAGAAGTCGAGTAACGTCGGTGTTTCAAAGCTGGCGTTAGCGATGCCGTCCTCAGCGTTAGTAGATACTTACTCTCGTTTTGGGCTGGGAAAAGCGACCAATTTGGGGCTGGTCGGAGAAAGCAGTGGCATATACCCAAAAAAACAACGGTGGTCTGACATAGAGAGGGCCACCTTCTCTTTCGGCTACGGGCTGATGGTAACTCCGTTACAGTTGGCGCGAGTCTATGCAACGATCGGCAGCCTGGGCGTATATCGTCCATTGTCGATCACCAAGGTTGACCCTCCGGTCGCCGGCGAACGCGTTTTCCCTGAACCTCTGGTGCGTACCGTGGTGCACATGATGGAAAGCGTGGCCCTGCCGGGCGGCGGCGGCGTGAAAGCCGCCATCAAGGGATACCGTATCGCCATCAAAACCGGTACCGCGAAAAAAGTGGGCCCGGACGGCAAATACGTCAACCGATACATCGCTTATACCGCCGGCGTCGCGCCGGCAAGTAACCCCCGTTTTGCCCTGGTGGTCGTCATCAATGACCCGCAGGGTGGGAAATACTATGGTGGCGCAATCTCCGCGCCGGTGTTCGGCGCCATCATGGGCGGCGTATTGCGCACCATGAACGTCGAGCCTGACGCGTTGCCTACCGGTGACAAAAGCGAATTAGTGATTAACAAGAAAGAGGGTTCAGGTGGCAGATCGTAA
- the murE gene encoding UDP-N-acetylmuramoyl-L-alanyl-D-glutamate--2,6-diaminopimelate ligase, translated as MADRNLRDLLAPWVPTAPGRALREMTLDSRVAAAGDLFVAVVGHQTDGRRYIPQAIAQGVAAVIAEADGQAEDGAIVEMHGVPVIYLSQLNQRLSALAGRFYHQPGERLRLVGVTGTNGKTTTTQLLAQWSQLLGETSAVMGTVGNGLLGQVCPTENTTGSAVDVQHVLNELAEQGATFAAMEVSSHGLVQHRVAALPFAAAVFTNLSRDHLDYHGDMANYEAAKWSLFAAHSVGQAIINADDEVGQRWLRKLPDAVAVTMQGNLQPGCHGRWLKTTAIDYHDNGATVRFSSSWGDGEIESRLMGAFNVSNLLLALATLLSLGYPLEALVETGSRLQPVCGRMEVFNAPGKPTVVVDYAHTPDALEKALEAARLHCQGQLWCVFGCGGDRDKGKRPLMGGIAEQFADRVVITDDNPRTEEPRAIINDILTGLLDAGQALVIHGRAEAVTSAIMQAQEQDVVLVAGKGHEDYQLVGNRRLDYSDRTTVARLLGVLA; from the coding sequence GTGGCAGATCGTAATTTGCGCGACTTACTCGCCCCGTGGGTGCCGACGGCACCCGGGCGCGCGCTGCGGGAAATGACATTAGACAGCCGTGTGGCGGCTGCCGGGGATCTGTTTGTCGCCGTTGTCGGCCATCAAACGGATGGACGCCGCTATATTCCGCAGGCCATCGCGCAGGGCGTCGCCGCCGTGATCGCCGAAGCTGACGGTCAGGCCGAAGACGGCGCCATCGTTGAAATGCACGGCGTGCCGGTGATCTACCTGAGCCAACTGAACCAGCGCCTTTCCGCGCTGGCCGGGCGTTTTTACCACCAGCCGGGCGAGCGTCTGCGTTTGGTCGGCGTGACCGGCACCAACGGCAAAACCACCACTACGCAGCTGCTGGCGCAGTGGAGCCAACTGCTGGGCGAAACCAGCGCGGTGATGGGCACCGTCGGCAACGGCCTGCTGGGCCAGGTGTGCCCGACCGAGAATACCACCGGTTCTGCGGTGGATGTTCAACACGTATTAAACGAGCTGGCGGAACAGGGCGCGACCTTCGCCGCCATGGAAGTTTCTTCCCACGGTCTGGTGCAACACCGGGTGGCGGCGCTGCCGTTCGCCGCGGCGGTCTTCACCAACCTGAGCCGCGATCACCTGGATTACCACGGTGATATGGCCAATTACGAGGCGGCCAAATGGTCGCTGTTCGCCGCCCACAGCGTGGGGCAGGCGATCATCAACGCCGACGATGAAGTCGGTCAGCGCTGGCTGAGAAAGCTGCCGGATGCGGTGGCGGTGACGATGCAGGGCAACCTGCAGCCGGGCTGCCACGGCCGCTGGCTGAAAACCACGGCGATCGACTATCACGACAACGGCGCCACGGTTCGCTTCAGCTCCAGCTGGGGCGACGGCGAGATCGAAAGCCGCCTGATGGGCGCGTTCAACGTCAGCAACCTGCTGTTGGCCTTGGCGACGCTGCTGTCGCTGGGCTATCCGCTGGAGGCGCTGGTGGAAACCGGCAGCCGTCTGCAGCCGGTCTGCGGCCGCATGGAAGTGTTTAACGCGCCGGGCAAACCGACGGTAGTGGTGGATTACGCCCACACGCCGGATGCGCTGGAGAAAGCGCTGGAAGCCGCGCGCCTGCACTGCCAGGGGCAGCTGTGGTGCGTGTTCGGCTGCGGCGGCGATCGCGACAAGGGCAAGCGTCCGCTGATGGGCGGCATCGCCGAACAGTTCGCCGATCGCGTGGTGATCACCGATGACAACCCGCGTACCGAAGAGCCGCGCGCGATTATCAACGATATCCTGACTGGATTGCTGGACGCCGGGCAGGCGCTGGTGATCCACGGCCGCGCCGAAGCGGTAACCAGCGCCATCATGCAGGCGCAGGAACAGGACGTGGTGTTGGTGGCGGGCAAAGGCCACGAAGATTACCAATTGGTAGGCAACCGCCGCCTGGATTACTCCGACCGCACGACGGTCGCCCGACTGCTGGGGGTGCTGGCATGA
- the murF gene encoding UDP-N-acetylmuramoyl-tripeptide--D-alanyl-D-alanine ligase, which translates to MSPVSLQTLAEVLSAELIGADCQIVEVTTDTRKVTAGCLFVALKGERFDAHDFAADAVAAGAGALLVSKRLLVDVPQLVVQDTRLALGQLGAWVRQQVPARVVALTGSSGKTSVKEMTAAILRECGEVLYTAGNFNNDIGVPLTLLRLEPQHDFAVIELGANHIGEIAYTTALTRPQTALVNNLAAAHLEGFGSLAGVAQAKGEIFTGLPADGVAIINADNNDWPHWQNMLGGKTVWRFSPQAAEGVDFFADNVRVNGAGTQFTLHSPFGTAEIALPLPGRHNVANALAATALAMSVGATLEAVRQGLKQLQAVPGRLFPVALAEGKLLLDDSYNANVGSMTAAAQVLAEMPGYRVMVVGDMAELGAEAEECHRQVGEAARLAGVDKVISVGGLSRVLSEASGNGEHYQDKTAVIARVAELLSEHAVITVLIKGSRSAAMEQVVRALQEKAPC; encoded by the coding sequence ATGAGCCCTGTCTCTCTTCAGACACTGGCTGAGGTATTGAGCGCTGAGCTGATTGGCGCCGATTGCCAAATTGTCGAGGTGACGACAGACACCCGCAAGGTGACCGCCGGTTGCCTGTTTGTGGCGCTGAAAGGCGAGCGTTTCGACGCCCACGACTTCGCGGCGGATGCCGTAGCCGCAGGCGCCGGGGCGCTGCTGGTCAGTAAGCGCTTATTGGTGGACGTGCCGCAGCTGGTAGTGCAAGACACCCGTCTGGCGCTGGGGCAGCTTGGCGCCTGGGTGCGTCAGCAGGTGCCGGCGCGCGTGGTGGCGCTGACCGGTTCCTCGGGCAAGACCTCGGTGAAAGAAATGACCGCCGCCATTCTGCGCGAATGCGGCGAAGTGCTATATACCGCCGGCAACTTCAATAACGACATCGGCGTGCCGCTGACGTTGCTGCGTCTGGAACCGCAACATGATTTTGCCGTGATTGAGCTGGGCGCTAACCATATTGGCGAAATCGCTTACACCACCGCATTGACGCGGCCGCAGACCGCTTTGGTGAACAACCTGGCGGCGGCTCACCTGGAAGGCTTTGGCTCGCTGGCCGGCGTCGCCCAGGCGAAAGGTGAAATCTTTACCGGCCTGCCGGCCGACGGCGTGGCGATCATCAACGCCGATAACAACGACTGGCCGCACTGGCAGAACATGCTGGGCGGCAAAACCGTCTGGCGCTTCTCGCCGCAGGCTGCCGAAGGCGTGGACTTCTTCGCGGATAACGTGCGGGTAAACGGCGCGGGCACGCAGTTCACGCTGCACAGCCCGTTCGGCACCGCCGAGATCGCGCTGCCGCTGCCGGGGCGCCACAACGTGGCCAATGCGCTGGCGGCGACGGCGCTGGCGATGTCGGTGGGCGCCACCCTCGAAGCGGTGCGTCAGGGGCTGAAACAGCTGCAGGCGGTGCCGGGGCGTCTGTTCCCGGTGGCGCTGGCCGAAGGCAAGCTGCTGCTGGACGACAGCTATAACGCCAACGTCGGGTCGATGACCGCGGCGGCGCAGGTGCTGGCGGAAATGCCGGGCTACCGCGTAATGGTGGTCGGCGATATGGCCGAGCTGGGTGCGGAAGCGGAAGAGTGTCACCGTCAGGTGGGCGAAGCCGCCCGTCTGGCCGGCGTCGACAAAGTGATCAGCGTCGGCGGTTTGAGCCGCGTGCTGAGCGAAGCGTCCGGCAACGGCGAACATTATCAGGACAAGACTGCAGTGATCGCGCGCGTGGCGGAATTACTGTCGGAACATGCGGTCATTACCGTGTTAATCAAAGGTTCACGTAGTGCCGCAATGGAGCAGGTAGTACGCGCGTTACAGGAGAAAGCACCATGTTAG